A portion of the Hoplias malabaricus isolate fHopMal1 chromosome 1, fHopMal1.hap1, whole genome shotgun sequence genome contains these proteins:
- the si:dkey-52l18.4 gene encoding uncharacterized protein si:dkey-52l18.4 isoform X4, whose amino-acid sequence MMPNVLLSGPLIFILVFSCNFQACLSESNCKVRANRSTQFVPEGGSITLQCNVLDCGHNAWTGGWGLTERGHFIPLISSQRLQMSNNTLSANSTQLLLQLINLSQSDSGGYMCEIDYEGGVKSRGHITYLNVTAAKTTYRRLSDRLLVCAASSLCFPLLLGLTYCLYSKCLRAPPVPPRVRGTYTVRVKPKAEVTYATVILKSPRHETRSQTGEPIIYSSVNFSTV is encoded by the exons ATGATGCCAAATGTACTTTTGAGTGGACCTCTGATCTTCATTCTAGTCTTCTCATGTAACTTCCAAG CATGTCTCTCTGAGAGTAACTGCAAAGTGAGGGCAAACCGCAGTACTCAGTTTGTGCCTGAAGGGGGCAGCATCACTTTGCAGTGTAACGTTCTGGACTGTGGACATAATGCCTGGACAGGAGGATGGGGTCTGACAGAAAGAGGCCATTTCATTCCTCTCATCTCTTCTCAAAGACTCCAAATGTCTAACAACACCCTCTCAGCCAACAGCACCCAGCTGCTGCTCCAGCTTATAaacctcagccaatcagattctGGAGGGTATATGTGTGAAATAGATTATGAAGGGGGTGTGAAAAGTAGGGGGCACATAACATATCTCAATGTGACTGCAG CTAAAACGACATACAGAAGGCTCTCTGACAGGCTGCTGGTGTGTGCTGCGTCCAGTTTGTGTTTTCCTCTGCTTCTGGGACTGACCTACTGTCTGTACTCCAAATGTCTGCGTGCTCCCCCAGTTCCACCGCGTGTCCGAGGAACCT ACACTGTTCGTGTTAAACCGAAAGCAGAA GTGACATACGCTACAGTGATACTGAAGAGTCCAAGGCACGAGACGAGATCCCAAACAGGAGAGCCCATCATCTACTCCTCTGTGAACTTCTCCACAGTCTGA
- the si:dkey-52l18.4 gene encoding uncharacterized protein si:dkey-52l18.4 isoform X3, producing the protein MMPNVLLSGPLIFILVFSCNFQACLSESNCKVRANRSTQFVPEGGSITLQCNVLDCGHNAWTGGWGLTERGHFIPLISSQRLQMSNNTLSANSTQLLLQLINLSQSDSGGYMCEIDYEGGVKSRGHITYLNVTAVSAAKTTYRRLSDRLLVCAASSLCFPLLLGLTYCLYSKCLRAPPVPPRVRGTYTVRVKPKAEVTYATVILKSPRHETRSQTGEPIIYSSVNFSTV; encoded by the exons ATGATGCCAAATGTACTTTTGAGTGGACCTCTGATCTTCATTCTAGTCTTCTCATGTAACTTCCAAG CATGTCTCTCTGAGAGTAACTGCAAAGTGAGGGCAAACCGCAGTACTCAGTTTGTGCCTGAAGGGGGCAGCATCACTTTGCAGTGTAACGTTCTGGACTGTGGACATAATGCCTGGACAGGAGGATGGGGTCTGACAGAAAGAGGCCATTTCATTCCTCTCATCTCTTCTCAAAGACTCCAAATGTCTAACAACACCCTCTCAGCCAACAGCACCCAGCTGCTGCTCCAGCTTATAaacctcagccaatcagattctGGAGGGTATATGTGTGAAATAGATTATGAAGGGGGTGTGAAAAGTAGGGGGCACATAACATATCTCAATGTGACTGCAG TGTCTGCAGCTAAAACGACATACAGAAGGCTCTCTGACAGGCTGCTGGTGTGTGCTGCGTCCAGTTTGTGTTTTCCTCTGCTTCTGGGACTGACCTACTGTCTGTACTCCAAATGTCTGCGTGCTCCCCCAGTTCCACCGCGTGTCCGAGGAACCT ACACTGTTCGTGTTAAACCGAAAGCAGAA GTGACATACGCTACAGTGATACTGAAGAGTCCAAGGCACGAGACGAGATCCCAAACAGGAGAGCCCATCATCTACTCCTCTGTGAACTTCTCCACAGTCTGA
- the si:dkey-52l18.4 gene encoding uncharacterized protein si:dkey-52l18.4 isoform X1: MMPNVLLSGPLIFILVFSCNFQACLSESNCKVRANRSTQFVPEGGSITLQCNVLDCGHNAWTGGWGLTERGHFIPLISSQRLQMSNNTLSANSTQLLLQLINLSQSDSGGYMCEIDYEGGVKSRGHITYLNVTAGSYENIMSAAKTTYRRLSDRLLVCAASSLCFPLLLGLTYCLYSKCLRAPPVPPRVRGTYTVRVKPKAEVTYATVILKSPRHETRSQTGEPIIYSSVNFSTV; encoded by the exons ATGATGCCAAATGTACTTTTGAGTGGACCTCTGATCTTCATTCTAGTCTTCTCATGTAACTTCCAAG CATGTCTCTCTGAGAGTAACTGCAAAGTGAGGGCAAACCGCAGTACTCAGTTTGTGCCTGAAGGGGGCAGCATCACTTTGCAGTGTAACGTTCTGGACTGTGGACATAATGCCTGGACAGGAGGATGGGGTCTGACAGAAAGAGGCCATTTCATTCCTCTCATCTCTTCTCAAAGACTCCAAATGTCTAACAACACCCTCTCAGCCAACAGCACCCAGCTGCTGCTCCAGCTTATAaacctcagccaatcagattctGGAGGGTATATGTGTGAAATAGATTATGAAGGGGGTGTGAAAAGTAGGGGGCACATAACATATCTCAATGTGACTGCAGGTAGCTATGAAAACATCA TGTCTGCAGCTAAAACGACATACAGAAGGCTCTCTGACAGGCTGCTGGTGTGTGCTGCGTCCAGTTTGTGTTTTCCTCTGCTTCTGGGACTGACCTACTGTCTGTACTCCAAATGTCTGCGTGCTCCCCCAGTTCCACCGCGTGTCCGAGGAACCT ACACTGTTCGTGTTAAACCGAAAGCAGAA GTGACATACGCTACAGTGATACTGAAGAGTCCAAGGCACGAGACGAGATCCCAAACAGGAGAGCCCATCATCTACTCCTCTGTGAACTTCTCCACAGTCTGA
- the si:dkey-52l18.4 gene encoding uncharacterized protein si:dkey-52l18.4 isoform X2 encodes MMPNVLLSGPLIFILVFSCNFQACLSESNCKVRANRSTQFVPEGGSITLQCNVLDCGHNAWTGGWGLTERGHFIPLISSQRLQMSNNTLSANSTQLLLQLINLSQSDSGGYMCEIDYEGGVKSRGHITYLNVTAGSYENITKTTYRRLSDRLLVCAASSLCFPLLLGLTYCLYSKCLRAPPVPPRVRGTYTVRVKPKAEVTYATVILKSPRHETRSQTGEPIIYSSVNFSTV; translated from the exons ATGATGCCAAATGTACTTTTGAGTGGACCTCTGATCTTCATTCTAGTCTTCTCATGTAACTTCCAAG CATGTCTCTCTGAGAGTAACTGCAAAGTGAGGGCAAACCGCAGTACTCAGTTTGTGCCTGAAGGGGGCAGCATCACTTTGCAGTGTAACGTTCTGGACTGTGGACATAATGCCTGGACAGGAGGATGGGGTCTGACAGAAAGAGGCCATTTCATTCCTCTCATCTCTTCTCAAAGACTCCAAATGTCTAACAACACCCTCTCAGCCAACAGCACCCAGCTGCTGCTCCAGCTTATAaacctcagccaatcagattctGGAGGGTATATGTGTGAAATAGATTATGAAGGGGGTGTGAAAAGTAGGGGGCACATAACATATCTCAATGTGACTGCAGGTAGCTATGAAAACATCA CTAAAACGACATACAGAAGGCTCTCTGACAGGCTGCTGGTGTGTGCTGCGTCCAGTTTGTGTTTTCCTCTGCTTCTGGGACTGACCTACTGTCTGTACTCCAAATGTCTGCGTGCTCCCCCAGTTCCACCGCGTGTCCGAGGAACCT ACACTGTTCGTGTTAAACCGAAAGCAGAA GTGACATACGCTACAGTGATACTGAAGAGTCCAAGGCACGAGACGAGATCCCAAACAGGAGAGCCCATCATCTACTCCTCTGTGAACTTCTCCACAGTCTGA